A genomic segment from Streptosporangium roseum DSM 43021 encodes:
- the era gene encoding GTPase Era, with amino-acid sequence MVDVSSSAADFHAGFACFVGRPNVGKSTLMNALVGTKVAITSSKPQTTRRVIRGIVHRPDAQLIIVDTPGLHRPRTLLGERLDSLVLSTLTEVDVIGFCVPANEPIGKGDRFIAEKLAAIRKTPVVAVVTKCDLATREQIAAQLLALSQLAEFAEIVPVSAQSGEQLDVLAGVLIDRLPASPPLYEGGRLTDEPEQVLVGELIREAALEGVRDELPHSIAVVVDEMLPRQGRDDLLDIYAHMFVERPSQKAIVIGHKGSRLKDVGSRARQQIEALLGTRVYLDLRISVAKDWQRDPKQLRRLGFYD; translated from the coding sequence ATGGTTGACGTGAGTTCCTCAGCTGCTGATTTCCACGCCGGCTTCGCCTGCTTCGTCGGCCGGCCCAACGTCGGCAAATCCACGCTGATGAACGCGTTGGTCGGCACGAAGGTGGCGATCACCTCCTCCAAGCCCCAGACCACTCGCCGGGTCATCCGTGGCATCGTGCACCGCCCGGACGCCCAGCTCATCATCGTGGACACGCCGGGGCTGCACCGGCCCCGCACCCTGCTGGGCGAGCGGCTGGACAGCCTGGTGCTGTCCACGCTCACCGAGGTCGACGTGATCGGGTTCTGCGTGCCCGCCAACGAGCCCATCGGCAAGGGTGACCGGTTCATCGCCGAGAAGCTGGCCGCGATCAGGAAGACGCCGGTCGTCGCCGTCGTGACCAAGTGTGACCTGGCGACCCGTGAGCAGATCGCCGCGCAGCTGCTCGCGCTCTCCCAGCTCGCGGAGTTCGCCGAGATCGTCCCGGTCTCGGCCCAGTCGGGGGAGCAGCTCGACGTGCTGGCCGGCGTGCTCATCGACCGGCTCCCCGCGAGCCCGCCGCTGTATGAGGGCGGCCGGCTCACCGACGAGCCCGAGCAGGTGCTGGTGGGCGAGCTGATCCGCGAGGCGGCGCTGGAGGGCGTCCGGGACGAGCTGCCGCACTCGATCGCGGTGGTCGTCGACGAGATGCTGCCCCGGCAGGGCCGCGACGACCTGCTCGACATCTACGCGCACATGTTCGTCGAGCGTCCGTCCCAGAAGGCCATCGTGATCGGGCACAAGGGCAGCCGGCTCAAGGATGTCGGCAGCCGGGCCCGCCAGCAGATCGAGGCGCTGCTCGGCACCCGCGTCTACCTCGACCTGCGGATCAGCGTCGCCAAGGACTGGCAGCGCGACCCCAAGCAGCTACGCCGGCTGGGCTTCTACGACTGA
- a CDS encoding serine/threonine-protein kinase yields the protein MNTVIGPYRVVRRLGQGGTGEVFLARDPEGRQVAVKVLHPRLTADPALLQRFRQEAEAASRVARSCTVPVLEAGLDGDRAYLVTEYVEGQDLRRRVESHGPLTGSGLDALAVSTAVALQAIHAAGVVHLDLKPSAVLLGPLGPRVTGFGVARPAGPSDRAEEGASSCTAPEQARGEGGGTASDVFAWGGVVLYAATGRGPSTGGADRPAGHAFPDLTGLHGALRDLAGRALAEDPGSRPSVQDILRTLTGATDPATSLAQPPTAPAPQPPNSALTAQAPPAPQPPNVPALPLNPPSPAPGEADPHPVRPAGEADPHPVRPADLPAAVWPPPPGPAPAGGADDPVPSARWGRSIAVPILAGVAISLVIAGIAFFMPAGEDTAGRAPAAQQATAAGDTAQPLPGPATEPAATLSPSPSATSSPSSAEPTTEPAPARTLPFRDDFSGAGRGWTAAASGKGRHQASRGAYRITAGADAYLPVIAPLTAPVKNTTITAKVRVLRGKGDFGVFCRGLDEGARRYEFSITSSGDASIVKSGEAPASVKHVPVPGLRPARLIVLQAACRSGATGTRLSLSVNGRKVLSRLDRKQPFASGSIGMFAHARDGGSGVDVSFNSFEARP from the coding sequence ATGAACACCGTCATTGGGCCGTACCGCGTGGTGAGAAGGCTCGGGCAGGGCGGGACGGGCGAGGTCTTCCTCGCCCGCGACCCCGAGGGCCGCCAGGTCGCCGTCAAGGTCCTCCACCCCCGTCTGACCGCCGACCCCGCTCTCCTGCAGCGGTTCCGGCAGGAGGCGGAGGCCGCGTCCCGGGTCGCCCGGTCCTGCACCGTCCCGGTGCTGGAGGCCGGGCTCGACGGTGACCGGGCCTACCTGGTCACCGAGTACGTCGAGGGACAGGACCTGCGCCGGCGGGTGGAGAGCCACGGCCCCCTCACCGGATCGGGCCTGGACGCCCTGGCCGTGTCCACCGCCGTCGCCCTGCAGGCCATCCACGCCGCCGGCGTCGTGCACCTGGATCTGAAGCCGTCCGCCGTCCTGCTCGGCCCGCTCGGCCCCCGGGTGACCGGCTTCGGCGTGGCCCGTCCCGCCGGCCCCTCCGACCGCGCTGAGGAGGGCGCATCCTCCTGCACGGCGCCGGAACAGGCGCGGGGCGAGGGGGGCGGCACGGCGTCGGACGTGTTCGCCTGGGGCGGGGTCGTCCTCTACGCGGCGACCGGGCGGGGCCCGTCCACCGGCGGCGCGGACCGTCCCGCCGGTCACGCCTTCCCCGACCTGACCGGCCTGCACGGCGCGCTCCGCGACCTCGCCGGCCGCGCTCTCGCCGAGGATCCGGGCAGCCGCCCCAGCGTGCAGGACATCCTCAGGACCCTGACCGGCGCCACCGACCCGGCCACCTCCCTCGCCCAGCCACCCACCGCGCCGGCCCCGCAACCGCCGAACTCGGCTCTCACCGCGCAGGCCCCGCCCGCCCCGCAACCGCCGAACGTCCCCGCCCTCCCCCTCAACCCGCCCTCCCCGGCTCCCGGTGAGGCGGACCCGCATCCCGTACGGCCGGCCGGTGAGGCGGACCCGCATCCCGTACGGCCGGCGGACCTGCCCGCCGCGGTCTGGCCACCGCCTCCGGGCCCGGCCCCCGCGGGCGGGGCGGACGACCCCGTCCCCTCGGCCCGGTGGGGCCGGTCGATCGCCGTTCCCATCCTCGCGGGGGTGGCGATCTCGCTGGTCATCGCCGGCATCGCCTTCTTCATGCCCGCAGGGGAGGACACCGCCGGTCGCGCGCCCGCGGCCCAGCAGGCCACCGCGGCGGGCGACACCGCCCAGCCCCTGCCGGGCCCGGCGACGGAGCCCGCGGCCACGCTCTCCCCCTCCCCGAGTGCGACCTCGTCGCCGTCCTCCGCGGAGCCCACCACCGAGCCCGCGCCGGCACGGACCCTGCCCTTCCGGGACGACTTCAGCGGCGCGGGTCGCGGCTGGACCGCGGCGGCGTCGGGCAAGGGCAGGCACCAGGCGTCCAGGGGCGCCTACCGGATCACCGCCGGGGCCGACGCCTACCTCCCGGTCATCGCTCCCCTGACCGCTCCGGTGAAGAACACGACCATCACCGCGAAGGTCCGGGTGCTGCGCGGCAAGGGCGACTTCGGCGTCTTCTGCCGGGGTCTGGACGAGGGGGCCAGGCGCTACGAGTTCTCGATCACCAGCAGCGGCGACGCCTCCATCGTCAAGAGCGGCGAAGCGCCCGCCTCGGTGAAACACGTCCCGGTCCCCGGGCTGCGCCCCGCCCGGCTCATCGTCCTGCAGGCGGCCTGCCGCAGCGGTGCGACGGGGACCAGGCTGAGCCTGAGCGTCAACGGCAGGAAGGTCCTCTCCCGGCTCGACAGGAAGCAGCCGTTCGCCTCCGGCTCCATCGGCATGTTCGCCCACGCCCGGGACGGCGGCTCCGGCGTGGACGTCAGCTTCAACTCCTTCGAGGCGCGCCCCTGA